ttattcagcaagttattatattattattattattattatcattattatttttgttaaataTATTCTTCTCTGTATGTTGAGAAAATGTATCTAATACAGTAAGCTCCtacacttggcgaattaattagtctgacAAAACTACCACCAAATGTGAATTTTACCAAGCACGAgttttttataccatataaattgcctaaaaaatgcctcaatcagtctttggtcattgccaaagtccctcttttgacacCTAAAgtaccatctttccttcctttatcgtcttgataattttctccttttcactcacaCCGTATGATTTGTGATGCTTTCCTCGTCTGTACTCCTGTTTTTCCACCCatttccctcgcccactttcgtccttgctgccaccaccattgttctTACCCACAtcggtaccacctgttgcgctggtagaggccatgttggtggTAACTTGCCAAAATTCGTTCCCacactagcagaacagagggtagtaCAAGCAAAATGgttgaaggggactctcacactgcgttctgataggtttagagagaggtccgACGTCACCGGGGAGCTGTGTGGTTTGCCGTGTGGCTGCcaggggaccgccaagtttgaattcaaattgccaagcgtgcactcagtggtccgtggccaccctaccgtcaaaggtgaatttcgccaagctgagattcgccaagtgtgggggcttactgtagtgTGAATATGTGGTTCCCTGTCTGATGTAGAAAACTGATAATGAAAGAGTATTGTTTTCAGCTGAAGCTCCAAGGATTGTATTGTGAAGGAAAGCTAAACCTTTTGAGTCTTGTGCAGTATTCCAACCTGGCTCTCACTTCTCTTCTAGATACCTTCCACAACACCCACAGCCATACTCATACAGGTAGGTTTGCCAAGTGTATGTTATTCATATTATTCTCATGTTGGATTATTTTCACTATAGTATTGTCTTACCATGTGAGATTTTCATTCACACTCACATGGAGTAAGATTTTCTTGATGCAAACTTGAAATTTGAagtttttcgagtattaaaataACGACAAAGTTACTTCAGTCATGGAAGTCACTACTGTATACAATAGACAGTAGATATGAATTTGCTTATTTTGGCTGTACTAATTCTTGATTGTTTATGGTTGTTCATCTTATGATAATGAACATATGTGTAATGTTTCATGAAACAGAAGTACAACAATATTCTTCAAAGATTTGTACTGAATAAAAGATATATTTTACAACTCTTCAGCTTGAAATTTGCATGTACTTAATTCAAACTAGGCAAGTGTGGACTTTTATtgcctttcattcatttaattatcATTTTCTGAAATATCAAAAGTTACttgctctatttctcttttgtaGTTAGTTTCCCAGAATTGGATTTCAAATTGTAAGTATTCATCACCTATATGAAAATGATAGAGGAGATACTAATTATCATGTGTATCTGTAGTATTTGGGCGTTTGTCTTTATAACAGAACTTAGTAAAACAACCTAAAAAAACCTGAGTATGATGAAATTCATGATACAGTTTAAGTACATATAACAAGTATACTCATATACTCAGCTGATATGACATCGATCATTCTTATTTGTGTTCCACTACTTAATTATAAAAGTTAAATGcaacttttgccttttttttccagaatCACTTGATAAAATAAGAGCTCAGTCAGGGCAAGTGACAAGCCTTGATGAAACTATGAACCACCTCACTGACAATCTCAATACACTGCTGCCTTCATTCAACCAGTCCTTTTCATCCAGTTTTCTCAGTACATCAAGCTTGCTTACTTTTGAAAAGACTGCATTAGGTTAGTAtggtttgctttgttttttagaTTTTATTTTATAATGTTAGTATGGGTTGAAGTGCACAGTTGTTGAAAAGACTTCCTGATGTTTGGTGCTCTGTTGCCAGAATACTCGTATTCAACATAACATTTTAAGATTATCTTAGTAACTGGTTCCTTTACTAAATGCATtcaacttttctctccctctttatctaCCAAGAGTGATGTGACAATTTAGGATTAATTTACCTGTATATTCTTTCAATCTGTTCATTCAATCATGTTACTATGTAAGGGATCATAAATGTTTGGAAAtgtaagaattctctctctctctctctctctctctctctctctctctctctctctctctctctctctctctctctctctctctctctctctctctctctcaaaaattaaCTGTTGTCTTAAACATTACATTATATAGAAAAGTTGTTGAGTCCTTAGAAAAATACTGTAATTATGTTCAAGTCCACAGCTACATAACCTATTACGTGACTAGCAtttaaagaaagagacaaaaagtatAACACAAAGACAATTCCTTATTGTACTCTGATTTCTATGTGATATACTAGTTTTTAGTATAGTACATCTGCTATATAATGTAGAGTTAGGGAAAGTTAATTTTGAAGTATatagaatttttttcttttcctattataTTAACAATGTTTTATACCAACAGGAAAACCACAACTCTGCCCCCCAACACCACCTTTCACTTTACTGAACAAACCTATGCCCATGAATACAACCCATGTTCCACTCCGGCTCACTCCAAGTAAGGCTCCTCAAACACTAGTCAGATTCAGTGTCTGCCCTTGGTATAGGAAAATTGAGAATGATAAATAGTACTTTTTACTGTAATGATTTTTGATGTTTAGGAtcctgaaaaaaatgtatttgtctgtggcctttaacctcttcagcacagGGATGTACACATGTACGTTTTTTCTCGCTCCGTACACAGTACAGAGACGTATACGCATACGTCCTTTTCCATTGCAATCTTTATGGCTGAAGTAACAACATGTTTTAGCATGCTGGGTGGCTAGTTTATGGTCTGTGGATACTGTATTGTGCTCTGGGGGTTTCTCAAGCTCCGCCCACAATCCTGGGACCCAATGACATGCTGAGTTGTCAATGACGTCGGGCAACGTCACACGCCACTTACCAGAGTTTGCCTGCCCACGTGAagctttttgccatttttttgacattgaAATTATAGATAAGCTTTGTGATTGGATGAGCAAGAGTGCTGCTGAGTATTTTACTGTGACAAAAAAATGCAAGGTGAATGGACTGTTATGGAGGCCTGTGAATAGTAATGacatgtatgtgtttgtgagtTTGTTGATGGTTATGGGGGTAAATAAAATGCCCCGTATGTACATGTACAAGGCAAAAGACTTCATGGTGGGTGGCCATAAGATTTTTTGCAAGGGGAAAATGACTCGTTCAAGATTTCTGTGCCTTTTCAAGTTCCTAAGGTTTGCCAGCCCTGACAAGGTGAAGAACAGCCCCAAATCCAGAGTAAAGCCTTTTCTCAACCTACTGCAGCAACGAAGCCAGACTTTGCTCATTCCAGGCAAAGACATTGCTGTAGACGAAGCATTGCTGCTGTGGAAGGGCAGACTTGGATTCAAGCAATTTATCAAGACAAAACGTTCACGTTTTGGGATCAAAGTGTTCGTTCTGTGCCCCTCAGCTACAAATTGGATTGGCTACTCATGAAATTTTGAAGTTTATTATGGGAAGGACTCTTGTTTCTCCCTACCTGACAGTGCTTCCACGGACTTATCCATGTCAGAACAAGTGGTAGTGCACCTTTTGGGTGACCTGCTGGACAAGGGGCGATATGTGACAGACAACTGGTACACAATTTTGCGGCTTGGTAGCTACCTGCTCACCAGAGACATCTTACTCACTGGGGTTGTGCATGCCGATAGAGGACTATCCAAGATGCTCAAGAATGGACATAAACATTGTTGTTTATTATGTTGTAATGTTCATTATGTTTAGTATATTTATCATGGAGAAAACATTCATATTAATATGTTTTCTGTATTCATACTCAgattatatgaaagaaaatgacaatggGAGCAAATTATGTAAATGTGTTTGTGGTGCAAACATAGTGGGGGAGGGCAGAGGTGGGCGGGAGCATGAGCTGTATGCTGCTGCAGAAGGAGTTTTTCCGGgctgtgctgaaggggttaaacggaAAATATTGAATTAATATATTCTGAAGAAGTGAAGATCTTAAGAGGATTTCCATGGAGAACCTGGATATTTATTGTGTCTTTTAATGTTTAAATCAACCccacaccattctctctctctctctctctctctctctctctctctctctctctctctctctctctctctctctctctctctctctctctctctctctctctctctctatgcttgCATGCATACAGACAAATTGTTTTATTTAATACTGTTTTTGTTATAAAAGGTGTGCAACAACCTCCACCAAGACAAGTCAAGGATGGCTTCAATTTAACTCCAAGGAAGCTCCTGTGTGACATGGGGATGATCTATGCTAGCAGGAAGTCCCCCAAGGCAAATGTCATGTATTCTGCCAGCACTCATAAGGAAGACTCTGTATGTagtatttcagtgttttattctttatttgtttttttttctctctctctctctctctctctctctctctctctctctctctctctctctctctctctctctctctctctctctctctctctctctctctctctctcattttttgctGTATATCtataaaaagtagaaattatACTTTAGATACTTataattttctccctttcatttcttaATTTATGGATAATCCTTCTGCCTTGTTCCTTGAAAGGAAGATTTGTAGATTGATACTGCttacaagaataacaagatctACTAATGATTTTCAGTAACATGTATTTGAACTCTAGATCATGGTGATTGAAAGCATTAAAGAAGACACCTCAGAGCAAGGCCTGAGCATGGAAATGCTAATCCCTGATTTACGGGGCCAGTATCAACAGAAGAAAGAGCTAACTCTGCTTTCAAATGATCCAAGAACTTACCAGAAGCAAAGAGGTAAGACTTTTATtataacttactttttttttttttttttttctaatgtgtcAATGACCCTACTAATTTGAAGATGTAAAATTATTTTGGTGTTAGATATTATAGTAGTATTTTATGACTGCTAATTTACAATGTTAGGGTATTATGGTATAGaaagtgatagattaacagtCACTGAatacattgtaaaaaaaaaatttaagaatTCTTATAAATTGTTTTGTAGTTTTGAGGTCAGCCCATAGATCTATGTACAGGTCAAGCAGTCTTGTAGATTGATAGTAAGGAGCTAAATTCTTGGTTAATAACTAGAAGACTGCCTTGTTAGGagtgcattatttttttcttttaaggagcTAAATTCCTGGGTAGTAACTAGAAGATTGCCTGGTCAGGAGGAGTGCAATAATTTTATTGCACATAGAAATATCCAGATATGTACATATTTGAATTCTAAAGCCTCTTTTTGAGAGATTGCTGTAGTGTGTGGTCTGAGGAATTACAATTGTCAAAATGTATGCATATACTAATAGTATaatgtaatgttttcttttaggTATTGGTCATTCATTCTCCAAGAGATGTACTGAAAaatatgttgaaaaaaaagtcaaagcaCCCATAAAATTACTGTCTGAAACAATTCAAGATATGAAGAATTTAGGTACACCAGAAGAGACACAAGATATGAAATGCAGCATGGATCCAGTTGAATCTCATGATGATTCATTAATTGATAGGGTATGTaatatagatatttttttctaataattagTATATTTTTATCAAACTTTTATTATCAAAGTATTTATGAAAACCTTATAGAGTACTATACAAAACTGCTTTCTGgaataaaggagataaaaggtgttattattattattattattattattattattattattattattattattattattattattattattattattattattattattattattattattattattattattgttgttgtttttactattattattattattattatttttatcattattattattattattattattattattattattattattattattattataatagagTATTATGAATTTTGTGAATCTGTAGATATGATATATATTACATGATTAGCTTTATTCATAGGTGTGAAAATTAGAGTCACAGACATGGTTCAGTTATGCCCATTATTTGCAAtgtgtgactgactgaattCTGATATACCAGAAACATCAGAAGTAATTTTGTTCCACAGTTGGCAAATGGTATTGCTGAAGAACTATCTAAGTGTGATGGCAGTAGAAGCAAAGAAGTACTCAATTCATGGAATGAAACAGGGTGTAAAGATTCTCCTCTGaaatcaggtatttttttgttcatcGACAGATTTTCATGTTAACTTCTGAGCAAATTTCCAAATCATCTTTGGATTTGTCCTTTTGTTTTCACTTCATACTTAATTTTTTCATCTGTGTATGTGCTTCATGATTGTTGATATCTTTCAACTTTATGTTCTTCAGTCTTCTTATCTATGTCAAGAACTTCTTGTTCATTGGTAGTTCTTTATAGTAATTTTTCCTTAATGTAGACTTGCATTTGGATTTTCTCACAGGTACGCATTTTGGATATCTTTTCAAACTTGGATGTGAATTTTATTTCCACTTTTGCTTCAATGTCACCTTCCTATCAGTGCTTGCCAGTCAGTATTCAGTTTCTATCTCATCATGCCATAATCTTGTGTTTCatacaaatattcttttttgATAATGGACTTTTCCTTTGCTACAATGGCAATGTATGTCTAGTCACTTTGCTTAATGTGACTCATTTTAAACACCATCAATTACTGTATCTCCTTTCTGCTGATTATAATTAAGTCTGTAGTACTCCATTTACTCTCCCCTCAAAATCTTGTTAAATATTTTACATTTATTAATAACAGTATTCCACCAAAAATTGGCTCTTCATCAATTTAAAAGCTTACTTCCTGTAATGCTGTTACTTGTGGTGTCATTAGTTTCCAACAAATGTAATTAGTGATACTCATTaattctgttgttttctttgtttcagcaTCTACAGAAATCTCAAAAAATTCTGATGCCTTATCAGATGCTATACAGGATATGAATATTATAAAGAAATTTGAAAAATTGGACATAAGTAAAGAATGTCCACCAAATACAGTTTTTCAATTAAATTGCAGGCAAGCTGATGTCCAATTCCAGATAAAAAACCATGATTATTTACCCCTAAGtacaccaaacaaacaaaatggccCACTTTCAGAACACCAAGGCCATCTTGCTGATGTAACTTTAATCCCCAAAATTTTGCAGGATAATAAGTCTTTAGAAAGGAACACAAGCAATTCTCTAAAAAGTCTTTGCACTAGCCATGAGATGGTAGCTGGAGGTTCACCATTTAGTGATCAAAGATCTTGTGTAACAtcagaagagaggaatggatcAGTCCTCAGATTGGAAAGGAGGTGGCAAGATTCAACACCAAATCTTCAAGAGAGACTCCATTTTGTAACTCAGACACCTGTCAAAGATAATTGGTCCCCTGTTAGAACCAAAATACCTTCTAGATTTGATGGCTTGGATGTATCTCCACAAAGTAATTGTTTTGTTTCAAGCATACCTAGTGATATTTCTTGTGAAAACAGAAATCTAGGTGAACTCAGGTACCATTCCAAAGCAAAGTTAGATTTTTTGCTTAAATTGCAGAACTCTTCACATAAATATAATACTTTATTGTCCCAGGAAAATCCTCGAGTAACTACATCAAAACCAAGCTTTATGTCTTATGTTGAAAATCTTAGAAATTCACAGAAAACTATTTCATCAGAAGAGAAACATAAAGCAGAAGGAAATAATAGCCAAAATGTATTATGTAATAGCAATACTGAATATAAAGTCCCAGATACATATTCCAATGGCTGGCCTGAAACTGTGAGCAAGGAGTACTATGATAACTTTTCCAGAATGCAGACTTTACTGGATCTTGATGAAGATACTATCATTGACATCAATAGTTCCAAGGTAAGAATTTGTTGTGTAGCTGATGGCTTTCAAGTTTACTTAAAAGTCAAGTTAACATAATAATTATAGTTGTTAATCTTGAGAAATGTTTTGCATATTTGTCTAACAGAAGATTAATCAAATGTGTGTTACATGTTTAACAAAGGATTTGATACTCcaggtaaaaaaacaaaactttgGTTCTCTATATTTAGTGAGTAATAACAATATAGAGATAAGTCAATGAGCATGACTGCCTATATAATTGATGTTACTTAGGAAGTAATAATCTTTAAGAGCAATTATTAGGGAATAATTATTTTGATGCTTAGATCTGACATGAAAAATTATTCAGTGATGTaagttgtccttttttttttttttttttttttttttctctctctctctctctctctctctcttttttttttagcatgtcAAAGACTGGCTAGAACAAGATGAAGTATTTGTCAGTGCAGAGGATGCTGGCCAGCAATTTGAGGCTGAAAGAAGACAATCATTATCCCTCTTACCTGAGGCTTCTGTGTTTGATACTGTCACAGACTCCATCCTTAGTGGAGAAATGGATGTGGCACTGCTTACTGACAAGAATGTCAATAAACAGATACGAAGAGGTAAGAGAGCTAAATTACAAACATTTTTCTAAGTGACAGAAATCTGCATATGGTAAATCCTGCACACATCATTTACGTTCTTAATCCTATTGTCCCCTAATGGAAAGTGTACCACCTGTGTACCACCTTACTGTACTCCTGGAGCTCAGGCATAGCACAGTCGACCACATACTTTTGTAACAAGGCCTGACACGGTATGTTGGTTTACATGTGCctctttattaatcttttgCCTATCTCACACCTACTATGATGTTTAGACACAGTAGATACAGTGtacttccttcacctttacttGATATATCCACCAGTGAACCCTTACCAGATAtgagaccaagttttttttgcaagaggggaagctggccaagggcaataaaggattaaaaaaaaaaagacccacttcgAATGCCAGTTACCTTAAAGATTAAAATACAATTAACCAAATgtcaaggacaaatgtctttaaacttccctcttaaaagaattcaagtcataggaagatggaaatacagaagcaggcagggagttccagagtttaccagtgaaaggtatgaatgattgagagtactgtttaactcttgcattagagaattggacagaatagggatgagaggaagaagaaagccttgtgcagcaaagcagcaggaggagaggaggcatgcagttagcaagatcagtagagcagttagcatgaaaatagcgataaaagatagtaagagatgcaacattttggtggtgagatagagactgaagacagtcagtcagaggagaagagtcgatgagatgaaaagcttttgattccaccctatcaaacaaaactgtgtgagtggaaatgcccccaaacatgtgaagagtactccattaAAGAATggataaggctcttgtacagagttaacagttggaagggcgagaaaaactagtCATGATGCCTGAGAACAttcaacttcatagaagctgttttagcaagaaaagagatgtgatatttccagtttagattatgagtaaaggacaggctgaggatattcagtgtagaaaagGAAGACTGTTGAttgtcaatgaagaagaggagatagttgtctggaaggttgtgttgagtttatagatggaggaattgattttttaggtattgaacactactaagttttctctgcctctatcagaagtcaggctttctgtggtgtccctgcgtgatctgttgacttcttgaAGGATTCGTCAtttctgaaaggatgtggaaagatgtagggtggtatcatctgcgtaggagtggatagggcaagaagtttggttaagaagatcattaatgaataacagaaagagagtgtATGACagtacagaaccctgaggaacactactgttaatagattttggagaacagtggccttctaccatggctgcaatagaacggttggaaaggaaacttgaggtaaagttccagagagaaggtagaaaccataggagggcagttttgatatCAAAACTTTATCacaagcttttgatatgtctaatgtgaaagcaaaagtttcactgaaatctctaaaagaagatgaccaagactcagtagggaatgccagatcaccagtagagcgaccttgaaggaagccatactggtgatcagatagaagtttatgaagtgacagatgtttcagaatcttcctattgaggatagattagaaaactttagacaagcaagagattaaagctatagggttgCAGTTTGAgcgattagaatggtcaccctttttagtaacaggctgaatgtaggcaaacttccagcacataggaaaggtagaagtcgataggtaTAGTTGAAGGAGTTTGGCCTGGCGGTGCAATCACAGAagtacagtttttgagaacaataggagggtcCCCACCAGGTCCATAAGCCCTCCGAAAGTTTACGGCAGCAAGGGTAtggaaaaacatcattacgaagaattttaattgaaggcataaaatagtcagagggaggaagagagggagggagaagcccagaatcatccaaagtggagCTGttggcaaaggtttgagagaagacttcagctttagagacagataaaatggcagtggtgccatcagaatgaaaggatgaaataaaggagggaaagatgaaaaagtaaagttattggagatgattTTGGCCAGATGTCAGAAATCTTGAggagagttggagtttgaaatattttgcattttatgAAAGAGTATTTGGCTCTCACTATTGTTGCTTTCCACATATCTTTGTCACATAATTGTTCTTGGATGCTACATAGTCATTCCTCTCATTCAGTCATCTATCCTAAGTATGATCTTCCTCTCAATCTTTCACCACATACAcctgttgttttctttacttatttgttctttattcCCTCCACATGCCCAAACTATCTTAACTTAACACACACCAAGCCGACTCTTTCAAATCAgtaattttcttcctgtttagaatcacacacacacacacacacacacacacacacacacacacacacacacacacacacacacacacacacacacacacacacacacacacacacacacggcccggtagctcagtggttagagcactggcttcacaagccagaggactggggttcgattccccgaccgggtggagatatttgggtgtgtctcctttcacgtgtagcccctgttaacctagcaatgagtaggtatgggatgtaaatcgaggagttgtgaccttgttgtcccggtgtgtggtgtgtgcctggtctcagacttatcccaagatcggaaataatgagctctgagctcgttccgtagggtaacgtctggctgtctcgtcagagactgcagcagatcaaacagtgaaaaaacagtgaattacacacacacacacacacacacacacacacacacacacacacacacacacacacacacacacacacacacacacacacaccaggaaagggatatgcaattgaaatacaataaatttatggatttgtataactctgctgtgaaaaagtttgtgccatattacagaaagaggacttcaaataataaacagtggtttaatagaaattgtgaagaagcaaaaagaacaaagaaaaggcatagaagaaacttaagaaaaacagtgatgtattatcaagagaagtttacaaaacagcaaggaatagatatgttgaagtaaggagaacagcacagaaggaatatgaacagagagtggtggaaaactgtgatagtgacccaaaaatgttttacaaattcataaatggaaaactaaatataagggaggcaatagaaaaggtaaaaatgggaagaagtatatgaggatgctggagatatagctgaaattttgaacgacaacttttgcaaagtgtttacaaaggaggagcattttatgggaggaaggcctacggaaataaagcaaatgcaggacatcatggttactaaggaagatgtaaggaaaattataagcaatctggatattaataaatcaatggggcctgatggcatatctgggaggttgctaaatgaatgtaaggatcaattgttgaaccccgtatttgatattgtggaaacctccatacgaacaggattagtcccgaaagagtggaaaagagctgacattgtgcctatatataagaatggtagtagaatggaaccgctaaattatagaccagtatcgttgactagtatattgtgcaaggtatgtgaagaagtaattaaagctaagtggagtgagtatctagaaagtgaaaacattctgagtgaaagacagtttggtttcagaaaaggaagatcgtgtatccaatttattatgtttttattcaagagtgactgacatactacaacatagagagggatgggtggatgctatctacctggacttgagaaaggcctttgataaagtaccacacaatagactgatgtggaaactaaagaagattggaggagtaaatgataaactagcaaaatggatggaaaattacttaatgggaagagaaatgagaacagtggtgagaggaaggaagtccgagtggaagaaggtaaccagtggagttccacaagggtcagtgcttggtcccatcatgtttttgatttatgttaatgatatgccagtaggaattgacagttacatgaacatgtttgcggacgatactaaaattatgaggagagtaaagaatgtggaagattgtaacaagttacaggaagatcttgataaaatatatgagtggagtaaggagtggcagatggaatttaatatagacaagacccatgttatgaaaatgggaagtagatacagaccaaactgggattacaggctgggtgatgagaaaattaaagagaccaatgaggagaaagacttaggagtaactgcaaaacactttgtcaccggagaaacacattaacaagattttttggaaaacatataacatgcttcaaa
The window above is part of the Portunus trituberculatus isolate SZX2019 chromosome 38, ASM1759143v1, whole genome shotgun sequence genome. Proteins encoded here:
- the LOC123515129 gene encoding uncharacterized protein LOC123515129 isoform X3, with protein sequence MSKQHIRLVGLQDPDHLLYVSLLILGLDPVALEHKLKTPVNQKCFSRINRKLGDAILHFLYVCLDREKAGKTFRDCWPVLDKKRESQFYKAAFEWYKTLQQSYKQPVPTIMTKTFMEPGGSRFTSTLMILARIALHTSVNKRGPSHTLLYAPTHCRNREQDCQTLRIFQAFKAAHAQNYIVQQRIRENVLVTLKNKARELCSNYRRLCKEGETDSQKFNEALNNNERLAHHQKEIFASASPAPIQKAVLEDISRMNDSVSKLWNKVDHFQQVEESTWKVLCSLIDGSTSLTHINGSVYSPQVPEIVYKTHANAINKLKLQGLYCEGKLNLLSLVQYSNLALTSLLDTFHNTHSHTHTESLDKIRAQSGQVTSLDETMNHLTDNLNTLLPSFNQSFSSSFLSTSSLLTFEKTALGKPQLCPPTPPFTLLNKPMPMNTTHVPLRLTPSVQQPPPRQVKDGFNLTPRKLLCDMGMIYASRKSPKANVMYSASTHKEDSIMVIESIKEDTSEQGLSMEMLIPDLRGQYQQKKELTLLSNDPRTYQKQRGIGHSFSKRCTEKYVEKKVKAPIKLLSETIQDMKNLGTPEETQDMKCSMDPVESHDDSLIDRLANGIAEELSKCDGSRSKEVLNSWNETGCKDSPLKSASTEISKNSDALSDAIQDMNIIKKFEKLDISKECPPNTVFQLNCRQADVQFQIKNHDYLPLSTPNKQNGPLSEHQGHLADVTLIPKILQDNKSLERNTSNSLKSLCTSHEMVAGGSPFSDQRSCVTSEERNGSVLRLERRWQDSTPNLQERLHFVTQTPVKDNWSPVRTKIPSRFDGLDVSPQSNCFVSSIPSDISCENRNLGELRYHSKAKLDFLLKLQNSSHKYNTLLSQENPRVTTSKPSFMSYVENLRNSQKTISSEEKHKAEGNNSQNVLCNSNTEYKVPDTYSNGWPETVSKEYYDNFSRMQTLLDLDEDTIIDINSSKHVKDWLEQDEVFVSAEDAGQQFEAERRQSLSLLPEASVFDTVTDSILSGEMDVALLTDKNVNKQIRRESLSSRRQSVANMRRLSLESLKHPLGSPSFLSEDFSGILDESGDCLLSTSLEDI
- the LOC123515129 gene encoding uncharacterized protein LOC123515129 isoform X5, translating into MNDSVSKLWNKVDHFQQVEESTWKVLCSLIDGSTSLTHINGSVYSPQVPEIVYKTHANAINKLKLQGLYCEGKLNLLSLVQYSNLALTSLLDTFHNTHSHTHTESLDKIRAQSGQVTSLDETMNHLTDNLNTLLPSFNQSFSSSFLSTSSLLTFEKTALGKPQLCPPTPPFTLLNKPMPMNTTHVPLRLTPSVQQPPPRQVKDGFNLTPRKLLCDMGMIYASRKSPKANVMYSASTHKEDSIMVIESIKEDTSEQGLSMEMLIPDLRGQYQQKKELTLLSNDPRTYQKQRGIGHSFSKRCTEKYVEKKVKAPIKLLSETIQDMKNLGTPEETQDMKCSMDPVESHDDSLIDRLANGIAEELSKCDGSRSKEVLNSWNETGCKDSPLKSASTEISKNSDALSDAIQDMNIIKKFEKLDISKECPPNTVFQLNCRQADVQFQIKNHDYLPLSTPNKQNGPLSEHQGHLADVTLIPKILQDNKSLERNTSNSLKSLCTSHEMVAGGSPFSDQRSCVTSEERNGSVLRLERRWQDSTPNLQERLHFVTQTPVKDNWSPVRTKIPSRFDGLDVSPQSNCFVSSIPSDISCENRNLGELRYHSKAKLDFLLKLQNSSHKYNTLLSQENPRVTTSKPSFMSYVENLRNSQKTISSEEKHKAEGNNSQNVLCNSNTEYKVPDTYSNGWPETVSKEYYDNFSRMQTLLDLDEDTIIDINSSKHVKDWLEQDEVFVSAEDAGQQFEAERRQSLSLLPEASVFDTVTDSILSGEMDVALLTDKNVNKQIRRESLSSRRQSVANMRRLSLESLKHPLGSPSFLSEDFSGILGVFGELKHGSRAAAKAFGPPLTEKIANIWRHQENRLNSTRKDICFLLVCAARLFLTVRICLNTLKNIFFLSLTC